TCGATCACAATTCGCATTAACAAACTCGAATGAAGTGGTGAAGAACCCATGCACAGACCCACTCACACGCCAAAGTTCTAGACGACTGTTCATGAACAAAAGCAGCCCGAAGTAGTACCGAAAGTGGAGGCAGCATTAAGAAAACGCCTTGTAGTGGATGAAGAAGAATATGAGGAACACGGCGTAGGCAGTGGGGAAGGTGATCCGGGCGATGACGTCGATGGTCTTGGCCACGCGGATCGGGTGAGGGGGTTCTTTTTTGCGAACCTGGACGAAACATGGCTGAAAGAAATTATTTGGCAAATGAATGATGATACTGCAAGCCAGCGAAGTGTATAAAAATAGCAGGAAATGACTTGTGTTGGTGTGCTAAGGTAACCTAGCATTAATGTCTTGCTAGCTGTGAAACTCGAGTATattgtatacctacttatcaataagttatatattgattttacttgaatttatgtatataaataatataaatttatgtatatttatgtatatatatttactgtgATGTTggcaaaactaaaataattctaatgaCGCAAAATATAGATGTAGATACTGATGTGCATTAGATTTTGTTATACAAGTGTACACAATGTTACATGATTTGGTATCAATTTGAACTGCCAAAGCGTATCATGATGCATTTCAGGGTCATATTTAGGGTGACCTGTCTCAGCTGTCTACTTGCACATAATTACTAGAAGTAGTACATTAGAATTTGCCGTTACTGCTAGATCTAATATTTCTAACATTTGCAACATTGACGCCATATTTGGCAGTAAATATTTCTATCaaattaattcagaaattgaATGCTATGTGAATATAGATGAAGtaatagaagaaaaataacttactTCTGAGACACCGCCGTTGTTGGCGGTGTGTGTACAAGGTCCGGGAGTCCCGGAGCATGCCGTACAAGATACTAAGTCCGCAGCTCCTGTTGAATCCCGCTTTTTGTCACCCTGGAATTGTCAACAGCTTTCTAGTCATAAGTCATAATGAAATAGCTTGCCAATTTCTTAGCGATAAAGGAAATAGCGTTGAAAAAGATTTAAGGTAGTTTATGGAATatggttttaaaattattataaaaataacagacaTTATAGAATTAGTGAGAAAATAAAGAGATCAACATTCTGTGCCGAATCCAAATAAATGGGAAAAGGGTTAAGGCAAGAAAATGCAGAATTAGTGTGAGATATATAACTaaatactactactactaataatacatacagtttataaaaataaaatgagagAATGATCTTAGATCGGTTCGGCTAGTGGGCTAATAAGTATTATCCTATATTGCaattgaatttagaataaatattagtaaggtgatacatatatcatattatatcaCAATACATAATGACCGCAAAGGAACTGTTGGTAAACTAATGCCAACTTGGGGCACTAAAACAAGATAGGATACCACAAAATTCGAAATTATGAACTACTTAACGACTTCAGTAATGTAAAGATCTTGAGCATACTCACAGGCTGCAGCAATCCAAAAGCAGCGTTAAAACAACAGAATGTGTTAGTTCTCATGATATCTGATGATGGATGCGGGCTAACTTCTAAGGGGTGATCTCAATGCCTCACTTACGGCACTGCTCACGCTTGGCACAGCCTCGGGGGTTTCAGACCTAGCCCATTGTAGGAATGCGATCGCCTCCTAGTaatcaatacaatattattctcAGCTAAAGCGTACAGCGTTACATTTTTCTTCTGTCATGTCAGATGAAGTTGACGACTCGCAAAGTGAGACTCTAGAGTAACTTAAACGATTTCATATGAGaagcattacatttaaatacgGTCGTCACTATTAGACAATGTAAcgctataatataataaaataagccaAAGCTTTAAAACGATTATCTTTTGTAATAGTTATGTTCAATATAAGTATGTTAAGCTCATATTCGaaagcatattttataatttctatgcGTGTTTAGTCTAGCTTTTGTATTGTGAAACGCCATACGCCATAAtacctaaaaaaattataagcaaTAACGTTGCTTGTTATATGTCTCTTATATCTGTTTGTgatttgtgttattattataacttatttgctaaaaaaactaaaattggcTTAAATAATGTGCATTGTAATAAGTTAGTAGGTTGATATTTTCTCGGTTTTTTGTCCTTcatgcattttaaaaataacttggtAGGTTTGGGGGAGGAAGCTTCAAATAACTATAAGTGTCTATGAAGCAAATGGCTTAAATCTATTTAGGACGTTGGAAGAAAACAAACTTTCTACCTATTGAAGAGGTAGGTATATAGGAATCATGCTCTCATGAAAAGGTGCTGCATATACGTTTTCATTTTCACTGCTATATTTCTTATAGGTAgattataactatttatactttatttatataattatatatagaaaCTGCGCTTCTAATAATtctcatattaatttaataaaaattacttaatatgtcttaaataaattcattaagtTAGTATCACAATTATCAGAAGTGAAGTTTCTAATTAAGAACTAAATAAGAACCGTTGATTTGATAGAAATATATCCATGGTTGTGATCACAGGTAAACACTGACAAGATTCACAAATAAGTGATATAGGATTAAGTAAGTCCTAAGTCTCGGAGATTGGCAGATGGGAAATTTCgcgttgaaataaattttttgaatCGATTTGGGGTGaacaaagaaatataacaGCTCAATGAGGGGATGGTGCCAATGACAGCGGCGAAGGTTCTTACCAGGGGGCTGGCCAGTATAATGCCAATTCTGCTGAGGACTGCGGGCAGTCGCTGCAAACACACCACACACACTTTGTTCACTCGTGACGGATGGCAGTGCAGTGATCACATTGACTATATTGTTGTGGCCAGATTATCATACAACTGTTACTTTTACATCCAAAAGTTTCTTTATttacgaatttttttttgaataattttgtttttttttttcatcgtgCGTAAATTATGGCATATTCATAGAACTATGTCTAGTATCATACAGCcataatatacacatatataataatggatTTTAGTACTTTGCAATGTTTtctgtgttaaaaatatatgtaagaagttgtttaactatataagtttattataaatattgtgatgATAAGCAATAACAACATAGAGCTAATGACAATTTAGAAAACGAGAATAAAAGAAGTGGCCACACAAAATAGTCTTAAGAATAATTACGAAGAAATATGAAGAAATTTCGTTTATCAATTGATAAACGAAAATTCTCTGCAAATGAATTTCTCGATACGACGGCTGGCCTTCCCAACaggtaaaaatttaatgagCCAAATACAATCATgcaatataggtacatatatgtaaattttgtgaagcatgctttaaaatatagataaatagattttgCTAAACTGACATATGTAATAGGTTAACCATGCTATGTATTTTGCTATTAAGTATGGCAAGGAAAACATTGCAAAgagtaagaaaaataaacagttgaTTTACGAAGGACCTAAGATGAAAAAGAGAAgaattttcaacaataattaattaactatattgACCCCTCAGTTCTAGCACGGCCCGATCGGACtgcgatcctattgttgttcaattgtctttataagggataagtttattatattgattatattaaatttattatattattcgcATAATTTCAGGAGTTTCATGAATCGACTCTTTCCTAAATTATAGTTTGTATtcttaatagatatttttcaacTTAAAATGTGATGTTAAAAAGTGCTTTCGAGAATCTAATatctattttcattataatatttattatatctatagttCTTCGCGATACGTGGCTttgaacccgagatattgacaatagaATTTATGAGCGGACAAAGCCATTAAACTTAACCGGGCGAAGCCGCCGTTGAAAGCTAATGTCTGAATAAAAGCTCTGACTTTTACTTGGATCCTTCGTAAATATTGACTATGTACgtagaatataaatttggTACTTATGTAAATTAGTGCTGTTTTTACAATAATCAATACATGTATAATATACCGTTTATTATAcgtttactatattatatattttttatacgaaaTGAGGAAATATTACACCATTTGGTTGCATACTCTTAATTGCAAAcatatcgataaatattatataggaaAAGTTACAAGTATCcacagttaaatttctaaatCGACAAGGAAAACAACATTCATCATGTTACATTATACAATAGGTAGTGCACAAATACAGCTACATGTCTAGGGAAAACAACATCGAATATTACACGgtattaaatttgtaacacagagtaaaatatttaaaagaaaagtaatAGTCACCTGTGTGACGGGGTTTTCTCCAGGTCGGTAGACGACGTTATGTAGCGGTCGCTTTCTGCCGACGTAGTTGACGCAGACGAACTCAAGCAAGGAGGCGTAGATGAAACACATACACACGCCGTCCCAAACGTTCATGGCGGTGAGATTTGAAACCACCGGCAGCGTGGAACGGAAGCCGTTTGACGTCGTGAAAAAGTTCAACATTGTTGTTACACCTGGCCGTAAGATATTCGTATTATTCATTTGTGGAACTTACCTTAATTTACCTGCTATAGAAGAATAAGAAGCTTttcataaattgaataattcgCTAATATAAACTAATCATGCGtagatataatgtatttaaattaaattgatatacGTATTCTAATGATTCGTgcttgtaataattaaatgcaaaataacttttagcgatttaaattataatttacttacattataaaattagaatttttgaaaaatattttcttattcatgtaatgtatttagattctaaagagaatttaaaaaaatggctgctaaagcaaataaaatgaaactaaaacACCAACCTATCATTACTCTAGCAGGCACTGCATTCCATTCCAGCCAAAAAGTAATAAACGAAGATGTCACCAAAATGATGCCCGGAATGAAAACTGTGGTGAAGTAAAAAGATCTATCCCGCGTGAAGATGAGATCCACTTTGAGACAGCTGTAATTACCTAAAAATATCAAGCAAatctagaaataaattaaaaatgtacagTTCGCGTGTGTATCTTCTATAAAGtgtataatgaaaattgtatATGCAACGATCAAGCCGAACCTGCGAAAGGAAATTCAGCGTGTTTATTAACAGCTCCAGCCACAACTACAGTCAGAGAAAGTTAAGATGCAAGACCGAGAACATTCCCATTGCCAGCCACATGTTTTACCTATCATGGAACGAGCTGGCACTGCGTTCCATTCCAGCCAGAATGTGATGAACGAGGAGGTCACCAGGATAATGCCGGGGATAAATACTGTGGTAAAGTAGAATGCTCGGTCTCTAGTAAAGATTAGGTCGACCTTAAGGCAGCTGTAGTTACCTGTGGAGCGAATATAGTTAGGTACAATTGGGGACTTGCGTATTGATCAAAATCATCAGTATTGTTCAAAGTTTTTGTTCGAACTTAAAGAGGTGAAGGTCAGGTAAAAACGTGGATGTAAAATTCCAAATAACTCCATTCAGAGGCCTTGTCATTCGATACATTTtgaattgcaataaaataacaaatttctaATAAAGTAACTACTATCCAGAATGTATGAGTAATGCGTGTTGTGTTCATATGCTGGTAAATGTAAATACTAGCGTAAATGGTTTTTTTGAAGACAAGGAGCAAACTATGTATCAAACACGTGCGGAACATACGAATACGAGTAGGTACACTTTACAGGCATGCAATGGGCAGATGAGTTGGAAACATAAATGCATTGTGATAATTGTTTTTCGTCCGGTGATAGATATGTATACCTCATCCGATATATTTTACACCAATCAGTTTTGTAACACAATTACGCCTTTACTCACACATAAGCGGAAAATATACGGCAAAGACGTCACCGGACTGAATGGTGGTCGTCCGGTGGACTAAGTACCTTGCTCCTCAAAGCGTCTCTGGCAAAGGTTACATGTCAGCTCTTCATCGTCTTCGTAAAGTGATATACCATCAGCTGCTTGCAAAGACGTTAACAAAATCTTACAATCTACTTTCAAAATTCCTTCTAAAATATACGTTTATAATGACAAAAACTGTTACTACTGCTATTTTTGTGTCAGGTAACAAAACAACCACGGCACCATGTCACTATGTACATGCGAATCGCTAGCTAGGCTCTAACACAAAATCACGATTTGTTATTAATGATTGTTAAAAAGTCACATTACACATACTAGAAGCTAGTTACTACGTTATTGTCAATGATATAAAATgaagttgtaaaaaataacctttattACAAATCAAGACCAAGCTGAAAAGAGTTAATCAGAATTTCAGATTACCATGTTTGATTTTCTCTTGTGCGGTAAAGGGATTTGTGctaaaaagaattaaaacataaaaggaTTTGGGAGTCTAGTCTACACAAGTATGGTTAAAAAAGGTTATGTAGTCATGTCATGTAAGCGTTGAGATGTGATGACTTAGGTGTGTGGATGGTTACCTCTCCAGCTAGCCTTGATGGGGCACGGGATGGTTTGGTTCTGGATAAGGTACGCATTGAGGGTAGTCAGCGAGGGCGACTTCCTCAATGTGTCCTCGTCATTTTTCCACACGTAATTGATAGCTGACTGCTCATACGATACTGTAATCGacgatagaaaaaaattacaaataagtaagtagaaattaagttatttttgcggttgaaattatttttttgtggaattgataaaaactttgttagttattacttattgtgatagaaatatttatgattgtctgtatttatttaacatgaaTGATCAtactattcaaattaatttaaaaagttacatttattagtaagataatagtttatttttctgcATTCAGAATAGACTcctgattttaaattttcgtgtTCTATGTATATCTATGGTTTACTCACTACTTTCTAAGGCAAATGAACACAATGGGTCGTCGAAAGGGAAGATGTTGAGTCTCCCCTGGCAGGAGAGTATCAGATGCCGCCGCATCAGATAGTTTATGGTGCCATTGCGGTAGATGCGCAGCGCGAAGTGCATCGGGATTATCGGGTCCTGGAAAATAACAACGAaatccaatttaaaaaagatattgtTGTTGCGTTTATCCCGATCAGTGAGAGAGAATTAATATGGCTAATGATGATTTCGGGTTCACAAATTTGAGAAAGAAGATGcgttatacattttatagtgAAAAGTTTCATTAATGCCTACTTCTTCCTGTAACATACTCACGTTGAATCATGTGTGCTTTTGAAAGAATAAAGTGCATGTTGAAATTTTGATAGCAGTTGGAAAGTTGTGGTAAGTTAATAGATAGAATAGATACATTAATGCTAATAAATATCAGTAGTACTCAATTTTATTGCTTCTACCAAAATCACTAACAACTAACAATAAATGGATTAAATTCCCACCTTAAAGTCTCCATGCATAATGAAATATGTGTCTGGCAGCCAAATGTCTTCGTGATGATGAATAGCGTTTAGAAAGTCGTAGTGAGACTGATTGGAATATCTGAGCCGAGGGTCGTACCACTGCTGCTGTAGTAAAAACTCCACCTCGTATTTCTGAAACAGACGATCACATGTGTTATTTTAAGACGTTAAGATCaggttaaattaatatgaaaataattgcaaCATACTTGGCAAAAAATACAGATACAATAATACTGTATAAACTATTAACACTAGTTAGTAGATAACCAGTGTTAAAGagttactaaaatttaaaacttcatCTTATGAATATgactaacatatttttgtctacAAGACGACCAGCTCATCATAGCCATAAATCATAGCGGCACAAAATAGAGGAGAAAATGACTAAGTaaataccaaaaaataataaatagagaaACATTTAGAGGAAATAAAATGcaagaagaaatatataaacgtAGAACTTACAAGACTAGATTCGTCTGGAGATGCTAAACTAAGAAGTAGCACGCTAACATTTACGGTGAGGACACCTGAAAATCAATACAGATACATTCGACCACATGTATGTTAGAGAAGTCATGATTATACACAGTACAGTCACACGGTTTGGCATGCTCTTTACTAATAGAAGTGCTAAGATTTCATTAGGTACCCACTTATTACATGAATATTTCATCtttgtcaaatataaaaaagaacagAAAAAGGCGGAAATTAATAGCAAACCGATTGACGTTCTATTGAAAATGAAGTTTTTTGTCTGTTCCAattccataataaaaatgaaagaatgttttaattaatcaatgaAGGTTAGATATAATCAAATTGTGTTTAATGTTTGTGAAAAGAGAAAATCATTGGCGGTAATAAAGCGTGACCTTAACATAAACGCATGatagttttttcttattaCTCTTTAATCAATGTAAACGAACAATAATTTttggtatttataaaacagaacatttttaaataagaagatATAGCACAACAATAATATAGTTGATCTATTTATGatataagtagttttattatcTTGTATCTTAAGAGCTATTTGTCTATAACATCGAAACAGGGTGCATGgtaatttgtttgaaattacaTACGTAAACTACTACAAATAACCATATACAACAGCAGCAAGAGCTAAAGCGTAGGATGTCTACAATTGCGTGTGAAAGGAACCAACCTGGGAACTCGGAGTTGCGTGCAAAAAGTTGATTGTATAACATAAAAGACGCTACACTTTAAGTAATATAATGCAGGAAATTAGGATTTCTCTTTTCAAAAACATGAACACAACGCACCACGGTTGTGCGAGCGAGGCCGCAGCGATGAAAACCCGACTTTATTTTGAGCCAAAGAGTCGTTGGGCGAGGTTAGACCACAACAGAATTCTGGATCTGCAATATCACATCAATGTTTCAAGTCTCGCAATGCAGCAGTTTGTATCTATTGCATTTCGTAGtcagcaaacaaaaaaaagttagcCAGGTATCGAAGGAGtgtgaaaaatgtaatatttaccGTCTACGGGTGGAAGCAGTCTTTTATCATAGCGggaattttttaatagattgtCCAGTATCTCCTTGTCCGACTTTCCCGCGGCAAATCTGTAATCAAGAAAATTTCTATATTACGACGTATGTCATTGTCATACGTTCACTTCCAAgtaatttttcactttttgGGGGCAACGAAATCGTGTAGATTACGAAAGGGGCGTGAAGACGATTAGCCAAAAACTCCAAACATTAGGAACAATTTATCAACGTCGCATATCATGGTAAATTAAGCGCGTGGGAACGCAGGACGTAGTACCTATAGCATTCTTGGTATTGATTTTAGATTAACACTTGCCACAACAAAAGTCTCTctaatacaaactcatattgtaaataaacaaatagtaccaaatgtgctattccaggttacaaCAGTGTATAGTTTTAGGCAAATTAGTTCTGTTCTTCCGTGCTTGAGTTATTGATAAACTAAGTCGTTTGTTTAAGTATAAATACAGAATAATTACGTTGACAAACTAACAACATACAACAGCTTAGTCTAAGCATTAAGGTTGTATCAGAAACGAGCACAACATATTCAGAACTGTGACTGTGATAACTAGGTATGCCACGAAGGTAGtaacaagataaaaatatataatatacttagtaaTGGATTTTGAGAAATTTCTCCCCAACTATCTTTCGTAGTTGTATTTATTCTTTGTGCTTATTATAGTTTCTAAAATACAGTGTAGTAATATACAAGTAGGTAATACTAACAGAGATAAAACCAAGATAACAAAGGTAGCGAACTAACTTCATTTAAACAGTGCCATATGACTGAATCAATAGTCGTCACATGAATAGAACAAACTATCACACGGTTCATTGTACAAACACAGTTAGATAAGTTAAAGTTGTTTTCGAGTTAGCGTTCCGAATTTCCATAACAATGTTACAGTTTCACAAATAAGTAGATACATTGGGTTGATTAAGTTACCAGCGAGTGATTGTGGACTTGAAtccaaaataattgaaataatgaatACAGATGAAGAATCAACTAACAGCGacacggggcttcgctccgattttttaaattatgtatgctCCAATTTGAGA
The genomic region above belongs to Plodia interpunctella isolate USDA-ARS_2022_Savannah chromosome 7, ilPloInte3.2, whole genome shotgun sequence and contains:
- the pHCl-1 gene encoding glycine receptor subunit alpha-4 isoform X6, which produces MGWSCVVARAVAFSLMLSMVSALTSDIFAAGKSDKEILDNLLKNSRYDKRLLPPVDGVLTVNVSVLLLSLASPDESSLKYEVEFLLQQQWYDPRLRYSNQSHYDFLNAIHHHEDIWLPDTYFIMHGDFKDPIIPMHFALRIYRNGTINYLMRRHLILSCQGRLNIFPFDDPLCSFALESISYEQSAINYVWKNDEDTLRKSPSLTTLNAYLIQNQTIPCPIKASWRADGISLYEDDEELTCNLCQRRFEEQGNYSCLKVDLIFTRDRAFYFTTVFIPGIILVTSSFITFWLEWNAVPARSMIGNYSCLKVDLIFTRDRSFYFTTVFIPGIILVTSSFITFWLEWNAVPARVMIGVTTMLNFFTTSNGFRSTLPVVSNLTAMNVWDGVCMCFIYASLLEFVCVNYVGRKRPLHNVVYRPGENPVTQRLPAVLSRIGIILASPLEAIAFLQWARSETPEAVPSVSSAGDKKRDSTGAADLVSCTACSGTPGPCTHTANNGGVSEPCFVQVRKKEPPHPIRVAKTIDVIARITFPTAYAVFLIFFFIHYKAFS
- the pHCl-1 gene encoding glutamate-gated chloride channel isoform X12, encoding MGWSCVVARAVAFSLMLSMVSALTSDIFAAGKSDKEILDNLLKNSRYDKRLLPPVDGVLTVNVSVLLLSLASPDESSLKYEVEFLLQQQWYDPRLRYSNQSHYDFLNAIHHHEDIWLPDTYFIMHGDFKDPIIPMHFALRIYRNGTINYLMRRHLILSCQGRLNIFPFDDPLCSFALESISYEQSAINYVWKNDEDTLRKSPSLTTLNAYLIQNQTIPCPIKASWRADGISLYEDDEELTCNLCQRRFEEQGNYSCLKVDLIFTRDRAFYFTTVFIPGIILVTSSFITFWLEWNAVPARSMIGVTTMLNFFTTSNGFRSTLPVVSNLTAMNVWDGVCMCFIYASLLEFVCVNYVGRKRPLHNVVYRPGENPVTQRLPAVLSRIGIILASPLEAIAFLQWARSETPEAVPSVSSAGDKKRDSTGAADLVSCTACSGTPGPCTHTANNGGVSEPCFVQVRKKEPPHPIRVAKTIDVIARITFPTAYAVFLIFFFIHYKAFS
- the pHCl-1 gene encoding glycine receptor subunit alpha-2 isoform X21, which encodes MGWSCVVARAVAFSLMLSMVSALTSDIFAAGKSDKEILDNLLKNSRYDKRLLPPVDGVLTVNVSVLLLSLASPDESSLKYEVEFLLQQQWYDPRLRYSNQSHYDFLNAIHHHEDIWLPDTYFIMHGDFKDPIIPMHFALRIYRNGTINYLMRRHLILSCQGRLNIFPFDDPLCSFALESISYEQSAINYVWKNDEDTLRKSPSLTTLNAYLIQNQTIPCPIKASWRADGISLYEDDEELTCNLCQRRFEEQGNYSCLKVDLIFTRDRAFYFTTVFIPGIILVTSSFITFWLEWNAVPARSMIGNYSCLKVDLIFTRDRSFYFTTVFIPGIILVTSSFITFWLEWNAVPARVMIGVTTMLNFFTTSNGFRSTLPVVSNLTAMNVWDGVCMCFIYASLLEFVCVNYVGRKRPLHNVVYRPGENPVTQGDKKRDSTGAADLVSCTACSGTPGPCTHTANNGGVSEPCFVQVRKKEPPHPIRVAKTIDVIARITFPTAYAVFLIFFFIHYKAFS
- the pHCl-1 gene encoding glutamate-gated chloride channel isoform X18, which codes for MGWSCVVARAVAFSLMLSMVSALTSDIFAAGKSDKEILDNLLKNSRYDKRLLPPVDGVLTVNVSVLLLSLASPDESSLKYEVEFLLQQQWYDPRLRYSNQSHYDFLNAIHHHEDIWLPDTYFIMHGDFKDPIIPMHFALRIYRNGTINYLMRRHLILSCQGRLNIFPFDDPLCSFALESISYEQSAINYVWKNDEDTLRKSPSLTTLNAYLIQNQTIPCPIKASWRADGISLYEDDEELTCNLCQRRFEEQGNYSCLKVDLIFTRDRAFYFTTVFIPGIILVTSSFITFWLEWNAVPARSMIGVTTMLNFFTTSNGFRSTLPVVSNLTAMNVWDGVCMCFIYASLLEFVCVNYVGRKRPLHNVVYRPGENPVTQRLPAVLSRIGIILASPLGDKKRDSTGAADLVSCTACSGTPGPCTHTANNGGVSEVRKKEPPHPIRVAKTIDVIARITFPTAYAVFLIFFFIHYKAFS
- the pHCl-1 gene encoding glutamate-gated chloride channel isoform X11: MGWSCVVARAVAFSLMLSMVSALTSDIFAAGKSDKEILDNLLKNSRYDKRLLPPVDDPEFCCGLTSPNDSLAQNKVGFSSLRPRSHNRGVLTVNVSVLLLSLASPDESSLKYEVEFLLQQQWYDPRLRYSNQSHYDFLNAIHHHEDIWLPDTYFIMHGDFKDPIIPMHFALRIYRNGTINYLMRRHLILSCQGRLNIFPFDDPLCSFALESISYEQSAINYVWKNDEDTLRKSPSLTTLNAYLIQNQTIPCPIKASWRGNYSCLKVDLIFTRDRAFYFTTVFIPGIILVTSSFITFWLEWNAVPARSMIGVTTMLNFFTTSNGFRSTLPVVSNLTAMNVWDGVCMCFIYASLLEFVCVNYVGRKRPLHNVVYRPGENPVTQRLPAVLSRIGIILASPLEAIAFLQWARSETPEAVPSVSSAGDKKRDSTGAADLVSCTACSGTPGPCTHTANNGGVSEPCFVQVRKKEPPHPIRVAKTIDVIARITFPTAYAVFLIFFFIHYKAFS
- the pHCl-1 gene encoding glutamate-gated chloride channel isoform X17, with the protein product MGWSCVVARAVAFSLMLSMVSALTSDIFAAGKSDKEILDNLLKNSRYDKRLLPPVDGVLTVNVSVLLLSLASPDESSLKYEVEFLLQQQWYDPRLRYSNQSHYDFLNAIHHHEDIWLPDTYFIMHGDFKDPIIPMHFALRIYRNGTINYLMRRHLILSCQGRLNIFPFDDPLCSFALESISYEQSAINYVWKNDEDTLRKSPSLTTLNAYLIQNQTIPCPIKASWRGNYSCLKVDLIFTRDRAFYFTTVFIPGIILVTSSFITFWLEWNAVPARSMIGVTTMLNFFTTSNGFRSTLPVVSNLTAMNVWDGVCMCFIYASLLEFVCVNYVGRKRPLHNVVYRPGENPVTQRLPAVLSRIGIILASPLEAIAFLQWARSETPEAVPSVSSAGDKKRDSTGAADLVSCTACSGTPGPCTHTANNGGVSEPCFVQVRKKEPPHPIRVAKTIDVIARITFPTAYAVFLIFFFIHYKAFS
- the pHCl-1 gene encoding glutamate-gated chloride channel isoform X9, with translation MGWSCVVARAVAFSLMLSMVSALTSDIFAAGKSDKEILDNLLKNSRYDKRLLPPVDDPEFCCGLTSPNDSLAQNKVGFSSLRPRSHNRGVLTVNVSVLLLSLASPDESSLKYEVEFLLQQQWYDPRLRYSNQSHYDFLNAIHHHEDIWLPDTYFIMHGDFKDPIIPMHFALRIYRNGTINYLMRRHLILSCQGRLNIFPFDDPLCSFALESISYEQSAINYVWKNDEDTLRKSPSLTTLNAYLIQNQTIPCPIKASWRADGISLYEDDEELTCNLCQRRFEEQGNYSCLKVDLIFTRDRAFYFTTVFIPGIILVTSSFITFWLEWNAVPARSMIGVTTMLNFFTTSNGFRSTLPVVSNLTAMNVWDGVCMCFIYASLLEFVCVNYVGRKRPLHNVVYRPGENPVTQRLPAVLSRIGIILASPLEAIAFLQWARSETPEAVPSVSSAGDKKRDSTGAADLVSCTACSGTPGPCTHTANNGGVSEPCFVQVRKKEPPHPIRVAKTIDVIARITFPTAYAVFLIFFFIHYKAFS
- the pHCl-1 gene encoding glutamate-gated chloride channel subunit beta isoform X1, translated to MGWSCVVARAVAFSLMLSMVSALTSDIFAAGKSDKEILDNLLKNSRYDKRLLPPVDDPEFCCGLTSPNDSLAQNKVGFSSLRPRSHNRGVLTVNVSVLLLSLASPDESSLKYEVEFLLQQQWYDPRLRYSNQSHYDFLNAIHHHEDIWLPDTYFIMHGDFKDPIIPMHFALRIYRNGTINYLMRRHLILSCQGRLNIFPFDDPLCSFALESISYEQSAINYVWKNDEDTLRKSPSLTTLNAYLIQNQTIPCPIKASWRADGISLYEDDEELTCNLCQRRFEEQGNYSCLKVDLIFTRDRAFYFTTVFIPGIILVTSSFITFWLEWNAVPARSMIGNYSCLKVDLIFTRDRSFYFTTVFIPGIILVTSSFITFWLEWNAVPARVMIGVTTMLNFFTTSNGFRSTLPVVSNLTAMNVWDGVCMCFIYASLLEFVCVNYVGRKRPLHNVVYRPGENPVTQRLPAVLSRIGIILASPLEAIAFLQWARSETPEAVPSVSSAGDKKRDSTGAADLVSCTACSGTPGPCTHTANNGGVSEPCFVQVRKKEPPHPIRVAKTIDVIARITFPTAYAVFLIFFFIHYKAFS
- the pHCl-1 gene encoding glycine receptor subunit alpha-3 isoform X3 encodes the protein MGWSCVVARAVAFSLMLSMVSALTSDIFAAGKSDKEILDNLLKNSRYDKRLLPPVDDPEFCCGLTSPNDSLAQNKVGFSSLRPRSHNRGVLTVNVSVLLLSLASPDESSLKYEVEFLLQQQWYDPRLRYSNQSHYDFLNAIHHHEDIWLPDTYFIMHGDFKDPIIPMHFALRIYRNGTINYLMRRHLILSCQGRLNIFPFDDPLCSFALESISYEQSAINYVWKNDEDTLRKSPSLTTLNAYLIQNQTIPCPIKASWRADGISLYEDDEELTCNLCQRRFEEQGNYSCLKVDLIFTRDRAFYFTTVFIPGIILVTSSFITFWLEWNAVPARSMIGNYSCLKVDLIFTRDRSFYFTTVFIPGIILVTSSFITFWLEWNAVPARVMIGVTTMLNFFTTSNGFRSTLPVVSNLTAMNVWDGVCMCFIYASLLEFVCVNYVGRKRPLHNVVYRPGENPVTQRLPAVLSRIGIILASPLGDKKRDSTGAADLVSCTACSGTPGPCTHTANNGGVSEPCFVQVRKKEPPHPIRVAKTIDVIARITFPTAYAVFLIFFFIHYKAFS